AGTGATGTCCGGCATCGCCTCGCGATACGTCTCGATGAGCGCTCGGTACTCGTCGACGCCGCGGAACGACCGTTCGAGTTGGTAGTGCGTCGCGACGAACTCGTCGGCGAGCATCTCGTCCAGCACGTCGTACTCTCCCTCGCTCCACGCCTCATCGGCCACGCGTCGGAACTGCGTCTCCATCTGTGTCATCGGTTCGGTGGTTGCCATATTTGTCACCAATATTCGTGTACGACTTCTGAGGCGATAGAGATTCGCTGCGCGGGGCGCGAATGTACGAAGGACCGCCGCGTCCGTCAGATGACTACCCCCGATTCTAACACCGCAATCAGCAGCGTCAGCATGGGGATGCTGACGAGCGTCGTCGCGAAGACGACGGCGCTGACGTACTCCGCCGCCGAGAGACCGCCGATTGTCGCACCTTCGGAGAACTCGATGACGAGGATGAGCGGCGTGATGGCGGCGGGCATTGCACATTCGAGGACGAACACGCGGGCGACGGTGGGGTCGGTGAAGCCGAGCGCGAACGCGACGCCGAGACCGACGACGGGGGCGACGACCATCTTGAGCGCGCTGGCGACGCCGACGCGCGAGAGCGCGGAGCCGTAGTCGGTGTTGGCCAGCTGGATACCGAGGATGAGCAGCATCACCGGAATCGAGGAGTCGCCGACGAGCTGCAGCGTTTCCATCGCCGCGCCGTCGGCAGGCGGGACGACGCCGAGCCACCGCGCGGCGATGGCGGCGACGACGGCGTAGACGAGCGGGATGCGGAGCGCACGTTTGAACCCGTCGAGACCCGCCGACCCGCCGCTTCGGGAGGCGATGTAGACGCCGATGGTGTAGATGAGCACGCCCTGCACCGCGAGGTAGAGCACCGCCGTACTGCGTCCAGTCGCGCCGAACGCGAACTCCGAGAGCGGGACGCCGTAGTTGCCGGAGTTGGGGAACGCGCTGACGAGGACGAGCGCGCTCAGAATCGGTTCGGGTTCGCCGAGCAGTCGACCGATTCCCTCGGAGACGAGAATCATCGCGACGGTGTAGGCGGCGACGCCCAGCGCGACCCGGACGAGCGTCCCGCCGCCGAGCGTCGTCGTCGCGAGACTGTGGAAGACGAGCGCCGGCGCGAGCACGTAGAGGGTGATCGTGTTCAACGGCCCGGGGTCGACCTCTTGGGTCCGCCCGAGTAGAAAGCCGATGCCCGCCAGCGCGAGAATCGGCAGTATCGCGGTGGCGAAGATAGAGACCAGTGACACGCTCGAAGCCACCCGCGCGGCGATACCAAGCGTTTCGGATGCGGCGACTTGCGTGGGGTCAGGACGCTCCCGCTACGCGCCGACGCCTTCGTTGTCGATGAGTCGCCACGCGCCCGACCCGGTGGTCTCGACGAACTCCCGGCGCTCCATCTCGGCCATCACTTCATGGAGGCGGTCCGGTTGGGCGATCTCCATGCAGATGGGGTCGACCTCGTGGAACTCGTCGAGGTAGTGGCGAACGTCTTCGAGTTCGAACGTCTCCTCGTCGGCTTTCACCATCACGCCCGAGATGAGGTCGACCATGTCCTCGATGAAGTTCCACGGGTAGACGATCCACGCCCACTCTCCGAGGCGCTCGCCGACGTAGTCGGGTTCGAACTCGCTCGTCTGCAGCAGTTGTAGCGTCGCGGTTCGGACTTCGTCGGCGTTGCGTTCTCGGACGTACTCGTCGGCGCGCTTGATGGAGCCGCCGGTGTCGGCGATGTCGTCGATGATGAGCACGTTCTTGCCCTCGACACTGCCCTCCGGCATCGGGTAGCGGACCTCGGGTTCGCCCGACTTCTGGGCGGTGCCGACGTAGTGTTCCATCTTCAGGCTCGTCAGGTCGTCCAACCCGAGGAAGTCGCAGAGACACCGACCCGCGAACCAGCCGCCACGGGCGAGCGCGACGACCACGTCCGGTTCGAACGCCGACTCCTTGACGTCGTCGCTCACGTCCCGGCAGAGACCGTAGATGTACTCCCAGTTGGTGATAGTGCACTTGAACTCGTCGGGGAGGTCGCTCATTTCCGACTGTGTCTCTGCCACGGCCGCACATAAGGGTTTACAGGCAGTTTCGTCGGTGTCTCCGTCTCAGTCGACCGTCCCCGCACCGAGACGGGCGAATCCGAGCGCGTGCGTCGAGTACGACGCATCCGCACACCGTTCGCGAAGTGCCCGCTGTGCGGCGACGACTCGCCGGTCGAGCACGTCCGTCGCCGCGCTGAGGTCGGCAGGGCGCTTCGACGGCATCCCCGCGAAGACGAGGCCGTGAAACAGCGCGTTCAGCGGGCGGCACGCGGGGCGCGTACTCCGTGCTAAATCTAGTAGCGCGAGGCGGCCGCCCGGCCCGACGAGCTCGGACCACTCGTTGACGACGGCCGCGGGGTCGGCGAGCATCCCGGAGACGAACGAGGCGACGATTGCGTCCGAATCTCTGATTGGTGGGGTAGCCGCGTCCGCACGAACGACGTGGACGTTCTCCCATCCCTCGCGGGCGACCCTGTCGCGGGCGACGGCGAGCATCCCCGGCGAGAAGTCGACGCCGACGACGGTACCCGAAGAGCCGACTCGTTCGCGGAGGAACGCGAAGTTCGCGCCCGTCCCGCAGCCCATCTCGACGACGGTGTCGCCCGGCCGCGGGTCGAGCGCCGCGGCGGTGCGCTCGCGGAGCGTCGCGACGCCCGGTCCGTACGTCGCCAGCGCGTCGTACAGTCGCGCCCAGCGGGTATAGAACTCCTGAGCGTTCGCGGCGCCCGATTTACTGTTCGTTCCGTGGTCGCTCATCACAGTAACTCGCGGACGACGTCGGCGACGGCGGGCGCGTCCGGGCCGAGCACGTACGTGATGGGTTCGATGCCGTAGCTCCCCGACTGGTAGAGCACGAACGTCTCGTCGAGGTCCAGTCCGTCGAGCGCGGCGGCGACGGCGTCGGTCGGCGCGTCGGGGTCGAACTCGACGGTCTGGTAGCCAGCTTCTTCGAGCGACGCGACGATGTCGGGGTCGTAGCGGACGTTGACCGCGGCGCGGACCGGCGCGCCCACCTTCCGGGCCGAGAGGAGGACGGACGCGACGTGGCCGCTCGCGCCGAACTCGGGGTCGCCTGCGACGGTGGCGCGACCCTTCACGTCGAAGATGCGACCGGGGACGGCGGCGACGTCCTCTATCTCCTCGGCGTCGGGCAGGCACTCGGCGAGGTTCGAGCCGACGTGCGGGATGAGTCCGGCGAAGCCGCTGGCGTTCGTCAGCGTCCGCAGGCCGCGTCGAACCGACGAGAGCACGCGCTCGGTGGCTCTGAGTGCGCTATCGGGGTCGTGAACGTCGAAGCCGCCCTCGAACTCAGCGAGTTCGGGCATCGCCTCCTCGTGGAGCTCCGCCAGCAGGTCGCCGTCTTCGAGGTGGCGGATGAGCACCTCGGCTTCGACGAGCGCCTGTAACTGGCTCATCTCGCCCGTCGCCAGTCCCTCGGCGACGCGCCCGACGAGTTCGCGGATGCGTTCGTCGGCCTCGACGACCTCGTTGCGGGCGACCCGACCGTGGGCGTACTTCGAGACGGCACTCTGGCTGACGCCGAGCGCCTCGGCGACCTCCTGCTGGGTGAACTCCCGGTCGCGGAGTTCCGCCGCGAGCATCGATCGAAACGTCGGGAGGAACTCCTCGACGACAACTTCCTCGACGAACTTCATCCGTGGAACTCGGGGTCGTCGCCCAACCGCGACGCCTGCGGACCGCGCTGGTTCTGGTACTTCGACCCGCGCTCGACGCCGTACGGTCGCTTCGCTCGCGTCTTCAGTTCGGTGAAGATGAGTTGGGAGACGCGCATCCCCGGCGTGAGCGCGACCGGTGCGGTGCCGAGGTTCGACAGTTCGAGCGTAATCTGGCCCTCGTAGCCGGGGTCGACGATTCCCGCTGTGGCGTGGATGACGATGGCGAGGCGGCCGAGCGACGACCTGCCTTCGACGGTGGCGATGAGATCCGGCGGAATCTCGACTCGCTCTTTGGTGGTTCCGAGCACGAAGTCGCCGGGGTGGAGAATGAACTCGTCGCCCTCGTCGACGTGGGTCTCGGTGACGTACTGGCCGATTTCTTCCGCTTTGTTGGGGTGGATACAGGAGATGTTCGTCCGCTGGAACTCCAGGAACTCCTCGCCGAGTCGGAGGTCGATGCTCGCCGGTTGTACCTGCATGTCGAGGTCGTCGAGCGGGTCGACGACGAGGTCACCGGCCTCCAACCGTTCGAGAAGGTCTACGTCCGAGAGTATCATACTGGGGTGGCCGCGTGCCAACACGTAAAACCTCCCGGTCGACTCGGAGCGATTCGACCGGTCCGGTTCGACCGGGTCGCCGGTCAGCCCACGAGTCCCAGTACGAACGTGACGAACGCGACGAACCCCGCGACGAGAAGCGCCACGTCGGAGTCGAGTCCGCGCGCGTGTTCGAGACCGGCGCGCCAGACGAACAGTTGCCATCCGGTGACGATCAGACCGAGCGCCGTCGCGACGGGCCAGTCGAGAAACGACTGCAACCCCTGCAACTGCTGAACGAGCGTCTGGGGATTTTGCGAGAACGACGTCTCGCGGATGACGCGCATCGCTCCGACGACGCCGACGACCGACTGGACGAGCATCGGCACGCCGCCCCACGCCGCGACCGCCAGCGTGTCGCCGAACGTCCCTCTGTCGCCGCCGCGGGAGAGGAGGTGCAAGAGCACGCCGACGGCGACCCACCCGAGAAGCGAGAGCAGAAACACGAGGGGGAGGAGACCGGCGAACCGGTCCCAGAGTTCGTCGCCGAGGTTCATCTCTCGCGTCGCCGGTTCGTCGCAACCGGGCCAGTCGTCGCCGTTCTGTTCGCAGACCCAATCGGGAGGCCGGTTCTCGTTCTCGACGGTTACCGTTGTGTCCAGCGCCTCGCTGAACTGCCATCCGACGAAGCCGATGGCGGCAGTCGTCAACAGTGCGACGACGAGCGCGACCGCCAGCGCGCGGCCGAACCCGAGTCCGGGCGTGCGCTCTCGGAAGTACTCGTCCGGGTGGAGGAGAGGCGTGCGGGGCATCGGTCACGGCGACTCGGCGCTGTAGAATAAATCTTGTCGGATACGTCTACACTCCACGCGAGAAACAGGACTACCGTCGCGAGCGCAACGAGCGCGGCGACTACAACGACCACGGCAGCGACCTTGCTACGTAATGCAGAAGCAACTCGGGGCCGGCGAAGGGACACACGGTGATGGATTTGTTCGGCCGCGATGTGCCACTCGAGCGAAACCGAGTCGGATGGTGGCTGTTCGTCCTCGCTCTCGCCGGCGTCGTCGGGTACGTGCTCTACTCGTTCGTCGGCATGGTCGTCCTCGGCGTCGCCGCGTACTACGGGACGCGACCGCTCCACCGGCGGCTAGAGCGGGTGGTCGGGTCGAGTTGGGTCGCCGCCGCGACGACGCTACTGGGTATCTTCCTCCCCGTGCTGCTGCTCGTCGGTTACGCCGGGTTTCAGTTCGTTCACTCGATCGACCTGTTCGTCGGCGCGGGCGGCGCGCAGCGCTATCGGCAGATTCTCGGCCAGTGGCTCGGCTTCGGACCGCTCCCGGACGTACAGGTGCAACAACTCGCCCGACAGTTGCGAAACCCGACCGAGGCGCTCCGGCAGTACCGCGACGTGTTGCGGACGGCGTTTCGCCTCGGCGCGAACGCGTTAGCGGCGCTCACCAAGGGGTTGTTGCTCGTTGGGCTGTCGCTGACGCTGGCGTACTACCTCCTCCGGTTCGACGACCGACTGGCGGCTATCTTCGAGTCGGTTCTCGGCGGTGAGGGGTCGACGGCGCACGCGTACGCGACCGCCGTGGACCGCGACCTCCAGAGCGTCTACTTCGGGAACCTCGCCTTCGTCGTCGTTATGTCGGTCGTCGCCGCCGTCGTCTACTACGGGGCGAGCCTCCTCGCGCCGCCGTCGCTGTCGATTCCGATGCCGCTCGTGCTCGCAGTGCTGACCGGTGCTGCGAGCATCGTCCCCGTCGTAGTCGGGAAGATAGTGTACGTTCCGCTGGTGCTGTATCTCGCCGTACAGGCAGTTCGGACGAACGCCGTCTCGCTGTGGTTCCCGGCGGTGCTTCTAGTCGCCTGCGTGCTCGTCCTCGATCTCCTGCCACAGGCGTTCCTCCAGCCGTACCTCTCCGGGCAGCGACTCGGCATGGGGCTGTTGCTGTTCGCCTACCTGCTTGGGCCGATGCTGTTCGGCTGGTACGGCTTCTTCCTCCTCCCGCTCGTGACCGTCCTCGTCGTCCAGGTCGTCCGCCTCGTGTTGGCCGAACTCGTCCGCGGCGAGCCGCTGACGCCGTGGGTGTCGGCCCCGGTGTCGATGGGTTCGGACCCCGCCGTCGCGCGCGAGGGCGGGTCGCGCTCGGGGGGCGACCGGAGCGAAAGCGAGCCGGACGAGAGCGAGCAAACCGAGTAACGGGCGGCCGAGACGCCGATTCGGCTGAGTGAACAGAGATTTACCGCGGCGACGGAGAGAGGTGGGTATGAAGCAGGTCATCGTCGCCCGGACCGACATCGGGATGGGCCGCGGAAAACTCGCCGCGCAGGTCGCCCACGCGTCGCTGTCGGCGTACGAGGACGCCGACTCGCGAACCCGAAAGAAGTGGAAAGGCGAGGGCCAGAAGAAAGTCGTCGTGAAAGCCCGCGGCGAGAAGGAACTGTTCCGCCTCGCCGACCTCGCCGAGCGCGAGGGACTGCCGAACGCCATCGTCCGCGACGCCGGGCACACCCAGCTAGAGCCGGGGACGGTGACGGCGCTGGCGGTCGGTCCCGGGCAGGACAACCTCGTCGACAAGGTGACGGGCGACCTCTCGCTGTACTAGCCTACAGCATTTCCTCTGCGGTGTCGACGCCGACGACCACGCCGACAGCGTTTTCCACCAGTTCAGCGCTCTCGACTAACGAGTCGTACAGCAGTCGCGCCTGCTCGTCGTGAGCGTGGCGGGCGGCCGAACGGAGGTCGTTCTCGAAGTCGAACGAGTCGGCGAACGACTCCCAAGCCGCCTCGTCGACGAGGTAGGCGCGCCGTCCGTCGGCGGTGACGTAGTCGTACTCGCTTTCGAACTCGGAGTGCTTGCCGAGCAGTTCGGCATCGAGGACGGCGAGCGCGTCGGTCAGGTCGCTCGTTTCGACGCCCTCCGCGCCGGCGACACGGTCGACGACGGCCGAGTCGAACGGCAGTTCCCGCGTCTGGTCGGTCTCCGAGCCGGCGTCGGAGGCAGTCGAGGAGTCGGTCATGAGCAAACGGACGGTCGCTAGCGGTTTGCCCGTTGCGGCCGACGAACTACAGCGCTTTTACCCGCGCCGCCGGAACCGCGTGTCATGACCGAAGTGAGGGGAAAACGCTGATGCGCGAGGCCCACCCCATCGAGCGCGAGGTCGGCATGGAGTACTACGTGAGCGACGCCGACGGCATCGGCGGCGAACTCCGGGTCGACCCCGAGGATTTCCGGGTCCGCGAACTGGAGGCGTTCGATGCCGCACCCGTCGATTCCGACCCTGGTGCGTACGCGAACCTCGTCGTCCGCGCGACGCTGCGCGGGTGGGACACCAACGACTTCGCGGCGCGTCTCTCGGACGCGCTGGGCGTCAGTCGCGAGCGCATCTCATGGGCCGGGACGAAGGACAAACACGCCGTCACAACCCAGCTGTTCACGGTTCGCGGCGGCGACCCCGCCGACCTGCCGGACGTGCGCGACGCCGACGTGGAGGTCGTCGGCCGCGCAGGCCGCGACATCTCCTTCGGCGACCTCGCGGGCAACGCGTTCGGCATCCGCGTCCGCGACGTCGAGCGTCCGGAGCGCGCCGAGGAGATCACCGAGCAGTTGCGCGAGTTCGGCGGTATCGAGAGCGACGACGCCGAGGACGCGCCGGTCGTCGGCGTTCCGAACTACTTCGGCCAGCAGCGCTTCGGCAGTCGCCGCCCCGTCACACACGTCGTCGGCCTCCACGTCGTCCGCGGTGAGTGGCGCGAGGCCGTCCTCTCGTACGTCGGCAACCCCCACGAGAACGAACCCGAGGAGACGCGGGAGGCCCGCGCCGTCGTTGACGCCGAGGCCGAGCGCGCCGACCCCGACTGGCACCGCGCGCTTGACTGGATGCCCGGCTACCTCCGCTACGAGCGCTCGATGCTCCACCGACTCGACGAGGACGGCGCGGAGTCCGAAGAAGACTGGCGACACGCACTCGAAGCTGTCCCGTCGAACCTCCAGCGCCTGTTCGTCAACGCCGCGCAGTCGTACGTCTTCAATCGCATCCTCTCCGAACGTCTCCGTCGCGGGCTGCCGTTCGACAGACCCGTCGAGGGCGACGTGGCCTGCTTCGTCGACCGCGACGCGCCCGAGGACCTGTTCCGCCCCGACACCGACCGCCTGCAGGCGGTGACGGGTCGCCGTGTCGACATCGTGGGCAAACACTGCGAACGCGGTCGAGCGTTCGTCACCGCGCCGCTCGTTGGGACAGAGACTGAGTTAGGCGACGGCGAACCCGGCGGGATAGAGCGCGAGATTCTGTCGGAGTTGAACCTCGAACCGGGCGACTTCGACCTCCCCGGAAACTTCGAGTCGACGGGGACCCGTCGCGCAATTCTGGTTCGGACGCGGATGGAGGTCGAGGAGAGTCCGCTGGAGTTCGAGTTCTCGCTCCCGTCGGGATCGTACGCGACGGCGGTGATGCGCGAGTATCTGAAGTCTGAACCGCTGGACCTGTAGTCAACGGCGTCGCGCGAACCGACGCCGCGGGATCCGATCGACAGCGAACTGGCTTCTTCTCCGCCCTCGTCTCGTCGCTATGGCCACCTCCGAAGAACTCCTCGAACGCCTCGACACCGGTCTCTGGACCTACCGCGAACCGCTGCGCTTCTTCGGCGTCGAAATCGGCCGGGTGATGGTCGTCGTCCGCCTCTCGGGCGGTGGATTGCTGATCCACTCTCCGGCAGAACTGACGCCTGACCTCCGGCGAGCGTTGGCCGAACTCGGCGACGTGCGCTTCGTCGTCCCTGCGAGCAAACTCCACGGGCACCTGTACATGGAACAGTACCGCGAGGCGTACCCACGCGCCGAGTTGTTGGCCGCGCCGGGACTCGACCACCGGCGGACGGACCTCGATTTCGACGGCTTGCTCGGCGGGGCGCCCGACCCACGGTGGAGCGCCGACCTCGACCAGACGGCGTTTCTCGGCCACCGGTGGCTCTCGGAGATCGAATTCTACCACCGCCCGAGTCGAACGCTGATTATCGGTGATATCTGCTATCACGTCACCGCCGAAGCGCCGTTCGCGACGCGAGCGGTCGCCCGTCTCGCCGGGATGTACGACCGCCTGTCGGTGCCGCCGGACTTCCGGATAACGGTCGTGAACGAGGCGGCAGCGCGCCAATCGGTTCGGCGGATGCTCGGATGGGAGTTCGACCGGGTCGTCGTCGGACACGGGTCGGTGCTGGAGTCCGGCGGACGTGAAGCAGTACGCGAGGCGTTCGACTGGCTTCTCTGACGCCTCGAAACGAACGAAGTTATAGGTCGTCGCCGAGCAGATGCGATATGCACTGCGGCCGGTGCGGCACGCCGTTGGAGAAACCCGGAGACTACTGTCTGACCTGCCGCACCGGAACCTGCGACGCCGTCGTCCTCGACTGTTCCCGCGACCGGGCGACGCTCACGTTTCTCGACGAGGAAACCGTTATCGGCGAGACGACGGTGACGACGGTCCCCGAGACGGGCGAGGAGTCGGGCGTCGTCGAACTCCGGAACTTCGCCGGGCGACTCGCCGACGAGATCCGCCGCAAACGGCCCGAAACCGTATACGCGGCGGGCGAGCGCGACGTCATCCGCGAGACGCGCGCCCAACTCCACTACGAGTTCTACCGCGTCCGCGACGACGACCCCGTGCAAGCCGTGTTGGAGAGCCGCGGCGAGCGAACGCTCGAAGTGGTCGAGGCGTCGCCGGGCGAGAAACTCGGAGGGTCGCACACGACGGTCATCGGCGGACGCAAGGGGCGGAGAGCCATCGGCGTCGTCGCCGGCCACCCGCACGTCAAGAAGATCGTGCCTGGCCCCATCGACGCCGGGGGGAAGGGGTCGCGGACGAGTCTGCGGGCGAAAGTGACCCGTTCCGACGACAACGGCAACGTCCGCCTGTTGCTGCGCGACGGGTCGAGCGTTCAGGAGAACCGCGTGGTGACGACGGCGATGGACCGCGAGACGGGCGAACGCGTCCGCGACGATTTGAACGAGGCGCTCGTCGACGCGGAGCTCCGACCGATGGACTGAATCGAAACGGTTCGACAGGCGGGGGAGATATCGGCGGGAATGAGATGGAGGGGAGTGTATCAGTCGGCGGTCCCGTCCGACTTCTCTCGGTCCAGCCGCTGCCGGTCCGCCGGCGAGCGCCACCCTATCTCCTGCTCCGACAGCGTGCGCCGCAACAGCGTCTGCAGTCCGCGCCGGAGGCGCTCCGACGCCGCCTGTCCGGAGATACCTAACTCGTCGCCGATCTCCGCCAGCGAGCACCGGCGTGGAACCTCGAAGTACCCCGCGTCGACGGCCCGAGTCAAGACGTCGTACTGAGCGTCGGTGAGTCCGTACTGCGTTCCGCCGGCGTTCGACTCGTGGTAGAGGCGGTGGAGTCGAAACGAGAGACCGGTGTCGACGCAGCGCTGGCGGTACGCCGAAACCGACGCGCGGTCGGGAAACTGCATCCGGAGCAACCACCCGTCGGCGTCGGCTTCCGCGGCGAGCATCACCGCGTCGAGCTCCGTACGGATGTAGTACGTCGAGGCGTCGCTCCCCTCGGGGCTGAGCGTGAGGCGGTACTGTCGCCAGTCGTCGCTTTCGTCGAGCACCGTCGCGTCCGCGACGGTCGGGTCGTCGTCGAGCGCCGCGTCGAACCTGTCGAGATCGTCGCCGGTGGCTCGAATCTGGAGCAGGACCGTTCCGGACTGCCGCGTGTACTGTTGGTCCAGTTCGACCGTCACCGTCGGCGCGTTCGCCAACGCCGTCTCGAGAATCGACGTCGAAAGGGTGAGTTCGGCGATGAGCATCTGTCGTCGGTCCCGTTCGGTCGACGAATTCTCTGCGACTCGCTAAAAAGTATCGTCCGGCGGAGAGAGATGCGCCAGACGGTCATCCGGGCTGCTCGACTCGAACGCGAGGGGTGGCCGACCGTTACGTCAGCTCTTCGACGGCCGCGAGGTCGACCCAGTCGTGGAGTATCGGGCTGTCGGTCTGTTCTACGGTGTCGCGGTCCTCGTCGTACGAGAGCGCGCCGATGTCGTCCAGTTTCGGCAGGTGGACGTGTCGGAGCGACACCAACAGGCTCCGGAAGTGATCGGGTTCGACGTTCTCCTGACACTCGACCTCCCACGCGGTCATCGTGTCGGCGATGTCGTACACGTCGATTTCCCGCCCGTTCACCTGGTGGAGATAGTACAGCACGTCGCGTCGGCGTCGGTTCGACAGCGCGTCGAACGCTTCGTCTAAGCGCGCGCGGTCGACGGTCGTAGACGGTGCGTGTGCCGGATGGTCGCTCTGGCGTCCGAACGTGCGGTCATTTGACATGGTTGAGGTGAGCACCCGGGGAAGCCCCAGCGCGGGTAGAAACCGACTCCACATACTCCAAACTGTGGCGCTTTCACAGCCATGGTTTTATATAGAGGGTCGCGAGTTATCACTCCGTGGTATCTCGGTCGAATGGAGCGTAGACTCGCAGGCTTTATCTGTCCGCTCGGGATAGTTGGCAGCACTATGGCCGACAACAAGGCACGACAGACCGGTAGCTCGGGCCGCTTCGGCGCGCGCTACGGTCGCGTCGCTCGCAAGCGGGTCTCCGACATCGAATCAGAGATGCGAAACGCCAGCGTCGACGGAGACTCCGTCAAGCGCCTCGGCACGGGCATCTGGCTCAACGAGGAGACGGGCGAGAAGTTCACCGGCGGCGCGTACCGCCCAGAGACGCCCGGCGGACGCTCGGTCCGACGCTCCATCCGCGCGGCGCTCGACGAAGACGAGTAATCCCACCCAACTATGAGTTACAAATGCTCCCGCTGTAAGCGCGACGTCGAACTCGACGAGTACGGGGGCGTCCGCTGTCCGTACTGCGGTCACCGCGTGCTACTGAAAGAACGCGCCCGCGTCGTGAAAGAGATCGACGTGCAGTGACCGACGGGTAGTGTCGCATCTGAGCGCTCTCCGCTTTTCATACTCCGACGAGCGACGCGCCCGCGTCGTCGAGCGGAGCGTCCGCGTCGAAGTCGGCGAAATCGACGACGAGCGGTCGCGGGCGAACGTTGCGAGAGACGGAGACACCGTGGAGGTTCGAGTCGAAGCCTCGGACCTCGTCGCGCTTCGCGCGGGCATCAACTCGTGGACGCGAATGGTCGCCGTCGCCGAGCGCGTGTCGTCGCTGTAACGAATCCGCCGCTCGGAGATATCCTGTTTTCGCCCCGCTCTGTCACCAAATCACTGGAACCGTTATTCACGGTGGTGGCGTACCGTGTGGCATGGGAGCAATCAGCAGCGTTCAGACAATCCGGTCGCTCGTCGAACAGCTCCGAGAGAAAGCGACCGTCGATGCGGTGTACGGCGACCCCATCGTCGCGGAGGGGCGAACGACGGTCCCAGTGGCGCACCTCAGATACGGCTTCGGCGGCGGATTCGGAAGCGGCGAAATCGACAACGACACGGAGAGCGAACGTGCGGGCGAAGGCGGTGGATTCGGTGGGGGTGCGACGGTGACACCCCTGGGCGTCGTCGAAATCACGGCCGAGGACGTACGGTTCGTCCCGACCACTGGACGACAGCGATTCGTCCGAGGGTTCGTCACCGGTGCTGTAGCGGGGTTGGTACTCGGACGACGACTTCGGAAGCGGACCGCCGGTTAGGGAGACTAAATACGGGGCTTTTTCAGTCCGGCGCGCATCGGACCGACTATGCAAGGAAGTCTGCCACCGGAAGCGCAGGAGAAACTCGAAGAACTACAGGACCTGCAGGAGACTGCACAGCGCGTCGGCGCGCAGAAACAGCAGTCCGAGAGCACGCTCTCGGAGTCGAAGACGGCGCTCGAAGCGCTCGACGACATCAACGAGGACGCGACGATGTACCGCGAAGTCGGCGAACTGCTCGTCGAGACCGAGTACGACGAGGCCCGCGAGCAACTCGAAGACCG
This genomic stretch from Haloprofundus salilacus harbors:
- a CDS encoding AEC family transporter; protein product: MSLVSIFATAILPILALAGIGFLLGRTQEVDPGPLNTITLYVLAPALVFHSLATTTLGGGTLVRVALGVAAYTVAMILVSEGIGRLLGEPEPILSALVLVSAFPNSGNYGVPLSEFAFGATGRSTAVLYLAVQGVLIYTIGVYIASRSGGSAGLDGFKRALRIPLVYAVVAAIAARWLGVVPPADGAAMETLQLVGDSSIPVMLLILGIQLANTDYGSALSRVGVASALKMVVAPVVGLGVAFALGFTDPTVARVFVLECAMPAAITPLILVIEFSEGATIGGLSAAEYVSAVVFATTLVSIPMLTLLIAVLESGVVI
- a CDS encoding phosphoribosyltransferase, which codes for MSDLPDEFKCTITNWEYIYGLCRDVSDDVKESAFEPDVVVALARGGWFAGRCLCDFLGLDDLTSLKMEHYVGTAQKSGEPEVRYPMPEGSVEGKNVLIIDDIADTGGSIKRADEYVRERNADEVRTATLQLLQTSEFEPDYVGERLGEWAWIVYPWNFIEDMVDLISGVMVKADEETFELEDVRHYLDEFHEVDPICMEIAQPDRLHEVMAEMERREFVETTGSGAWRLIDNEGVGA
- a CDS encoding class I SAM-dependent methyltransferase, whose translation is MSDHGTNSKSGAANAQEFYTRWARLYDALATYGPGVATLRERTAAALDPRPGDTVVEMGCGTGANFAFLRERVGSSGTVVGVDFSPGMLAVARDRVAREGWENVHVVRADAATPPIRDSDAIVASFVSGMLADPAAVVNEWSELVGPGGRLALLDLARSTRPACRPLNALFHGLVFAGMPSKRPADLSAATDVLDRRVVAAQRALRERCADASYSTHALGFARLGAGTVD
- a CDS encoding thiamine-phosphate synthase family protein, yielding MKFVEEVVVEEFLPTFRSMLAAELRDREFTQQEVAEALGVSQSAVSKYAHGRVARNEVVEADERIRELVGRVAEGLATGEMSQLQALVEAEVLIRHLEDGDLLAELHEEAMPELAEFEGGFDVHDPDSALRATERVLSSVRRGLRTLTNASGFAGLIPHVGSNLAECLPDAEEIEDVAAVPGRIFDVKGRATVAGDPEFGASGHVASVLLSARKVGAPVRAAVNVRYDPDIVASLEEAGYQTVEFDPDAPTDAVAAALDGLDLDETFVLYQSGSYGIEPITYVLGPDAPAVADVVRELL
- the dcd gene encoding dCTP deaminase, which gives rise to MILSDVDLLERLEAGDLVVDPLDDLDMQVQPASIDLRLGEEFLEFQRTNISCIHPNKAEEIGQYVTETHVDEGDEFILHPGDFVLGTTKERVEIPPDLIATVEGRSSLGRLAIVIHATAGIVDPGYEGQITLELSNLGTAPVALTPGMRVSQLIFTELKTRAKRPYGVERGSKYQNQRGPQASRLGDDPEFHG
- a CDS encoding Yip1 family protein, coding for MPRTPLLHPDEYFRERTPGLGFGRALAVALVVALLTTAAIGFVGWQFSEALDTTVTVENENRPPDWVCEQNGDDWPGCDEPATREMNLGDELWDRFAGLLPLVFLLSLLGWVAVGVLLHLLSRGGDRGTFGDTLAVAAWGGVPMLVQSVVGVVGAMRVIRETSFSQNPQTLVQQLQGLQSFLDWPVATALGLIVTGWQLFVWRAGLEHARGLDSDVALLVAGFVAFVTFVLGLVG
- a CDS encoding AI-2E family transporter, yielding MPLERNRVGWWLFVLALAGVVGYVLYSFVGMVVLGVAAYYGTRPLHRRLERVVGSSWVAAATTLLGIFLPVLLLVGYAGFQFVHSIDLFVGAGGAQRYRQILGQWLGFGPLPDVQVQQLARQLRNPTEALRQYRDVLRTAFRLGANALAALTKGLLLVGLSLTLAYYLLRFDDRLAAIFESVLGGEGSTAHAYATAVDRDLQSVYFGNLAFVVVMSVVAAVVYYGASLLAPPSLSIPMPLVLAVLTGAASIVPVVVGKIVYVPLVLYLAVQAVRTNAVSLWFPAVLLVACVLVLDLLPQAFLQPYLSGQRLGMGLLLFAYLLGPMLFGWYGFFLLPLVTVLVVQVVRLVLAELVRGEPLTPWVSAPVSMGSDPAVAREGGSRSGGDRSESEPDESEQTE
- the pth2 gene encoding peptidyl-tRNA hydrolase Pth2, giving the protein MKQVIVARTDIGMGRGKLAAQVAHASLSAYEDADSRTRKKWKGEGQKKVVVKARGEKELFRLADLAEREGLPNAIVRDAGHTQLEPGTVTALAVGPGQDNLVDKVTGDLSLY